A section of the Lepidochelys kempii isolate rLepKem1 chromosome 4, rLepKem1.hap2, whole genome shotgun sequence genome encodes:
- the PPP2CB gene encoding serine/threonine-protein phosphatase 2A catalytic subunit beta isoform isoform X2, whose product MELFRIGGKSPDTNYLFMGDYVDRGYYSVETVTLLVGLKVRYPERITILRGNHESRQITQVYGFYDECLRKYGNANVWKYFTDLFDYLPLTALVDGQIFCLHGGLSPSIDTLDHIRALDRLQEVPHEGPMCDLLWSDPDDRGGWGISPRGAGYTFGQDISETFNHANGLTLVSRAHQLVMEGYNWCHDRNVVTIFSAPNYCYRCGNQAAIMELDDTLKYSFLQFDPAPRRGEPHVTRRTPDYFL is encoded by the exons ATGGAACTCTTCAGAATTGGTGGGAAATCGCCAGACACAAACTACCTGTTCATGGGAGACTATGTGGATAGAGGCTATTACTCGGTGGAAACAGTGACTCTTCTTGTAGGACTAAAG GTGCGTTATCCAGAACGCATTACAATACTGAGAGGAAATCATGAGAGCAGACAAATTACACAAGTATATGGCTTTTATGATGAGTGTCTACGAAAGTATGGAAATGCCAATGTTTGGAAGTATTTCACAGATCTGTTTGATTATCTTCCACTTACAGCTCTAGTAGATGGCCAG ATATTCTGTCTCCATGGGGGTCTTTCTCCATCTATAGATACACTGGATCATATCAGAGCTCTGGATCGTCTACAGGAAGTTCCACATGAG GGCCCAATGTGTGATCTTTTATGGTCAGATCCAGATGATCGTGGAGGCTGGGGTATTTCTCCACGTGGTGCTGGCTACACATTTGGACAGGATATCTCTGAAACATTTAACCATGCCAATGGTCTTACACTGGTCTCCCGTGCTCACCAACTTGTGATGGAG GGTTACAACTGGTGTCACGATCGAAATGTGGTTACCATTTTCAGTGCACCCAATTACTGTTATCGTTGCGGGAACCAGGCTGCTATTATGGAACTAGATGACACTTTAAAATATTCCTT CCTTCAATTTGACCCTGCACCTCGTCGTGGAGAGCCTCACGTTACCCGTCGTACTCCAGACTACTTTCTATAA